The proteins below are encoded in one region of Microbacterium pygmaeum:
- a CDS encoding response regulator transcription factor: MTRVLLVEDEPDLADPLAYLLRREGYEVEIAEDGPAALVAYRDRGADIVLLDLMLPGMPGTEVCRQIRSTSAVPIIMLTAKDSEVDIVVGLELGADDYVTKPYSARELLARMRAVLRRLAQTEADLEDHILDGGRVVLDIDRHTVAVDTREINMPLKEFELLEVLMRNAGRVLTRGQLIDRVWGTDYFGDTKTLDVHIKRIRSRIEESPSEPTMLVTVRGLGYRFES, translated from the coding sequence ATGACCCGTGTCCTACTCGTCGAGGACGAGCCCGACCTCGCCGACCCGCTCGCCTACCTGCTGCGCCGGGAGGGCTACGAGGTCGAGATCGCCGAAGACGGCCCGGCCGCCCTCGTCGCGTACCGCGATCGCGGCGCCGACATCGTCCTGCTCGACCTGATGCTCCCGGGGATGCCGGGAACCGAGGTGTGCCGCCAGATCCGCTCCACCTCTGCGGTCCCGATCATCATGCTGACCGCCAAGGATTCCGAAGTCGACATCGTGGTGGGTCTCGAGCTCGGCGCCGACGACTACGTGACAAAGCCCTACTCGGCACGTGAGCTGCTCGCGCGCATGCGCGCGGTACTGCGTCGTCTTGCCCAGACCGAGGCCGACCTCGAGGATCACATCCTCGACGGCGGCCGGGTGGTGCTGGACATCGATCGCCACACGGTCGCGGTCGACACGCGCGAGATCAACATGCCGCTGAAGGAGTTCGAGCTGCTCGAGGTGCTGATGCGCAACGCCGGTCGTGTGCTCACGCGCGGACAGCTCATCGACCGCGTGTGGGGCACCGACTACTTCGGCGACACCAAGACGCTCGACGTGCACATCAAGCGGATCCGCTCGCGCATCGAGGAGAGCCCGAGCGAGCCCACGATGCTCGTGACCGTCCGGGGACTCGGCTACCGTTTCGAGAGCTGA
- a CDS encoding winged helix-turn-helix domain-containing protein, whose protein sequence is MAQLLVLSSAQGGGPVLPSLELLSHRVRQIPAEPAQLVNAPSADIIFVDARIDLVGAKSLCKILNTTGLDAPLLLVVTEGGLTAVSTDWGVDDVILVTAGPAEVDARVRLAIGRMTKDAVSTRIQTSGISIDESSYSAKVHGKPLDLTYKEFQLLHFFATHPSRVFTREQLLSEVWGYDYFGGTRTVDVHVRRLRAKLGDLEQLIGTVRNVGYRFNVYEEDQLPTARERTGAS, encoded by the coding sequence TTGGCACAGCTTCTGGTTCTGAGCTCCGCGCAGGGCGGCGGCCCCGTCCTGCCTTCGCTCGAACTGCTGAGCCACCGGGTCCGCCAGATCCCCGCCGAACCCGCGCAGCTGGTGAACGCGCCCAGTGCCGACATCATCTTCGTCGACGCGCGCATCGACCTGGTCGGGGCGAAGTCGCTCTGCAAGATCCTGAACACGACCGGCCTGGACGCACCGCTCCTGCTGGTCGTCACGGAGGGCGGACTGACCGCCGTCTCCACGGACTGGGGCGTCGACGACGTGATCCTGGTCACTGCCGGCCCGGCTGAGGTGGATGCCCGCGTGCGACTGGCGATCGGCCGGATGACGAAGGACGCGGTCTCGACCCGCATCCAGACCTCCGGCATCTCGATCGACGAGTCCTCGTACTCGGCGAAGGTGCACGGCAAGCCCTTGGACCTCACGTACAAGGAGTTCCAGCTCCTGCACTTCTTCGCGACGCATCCGTCCCGCGTCTTCACCCGGGAGCAGCTGCTGAGCGAAGTGTGGGGCTACGACTACTTCGGCGGCACCCGCACGGTGGACGTGCACGTGCGACGACTGCGCGCCAAGCTCGGCGACCTCGAACAGCTGATCGGAACCGTCCGCAACGTCGGCTACCGATTCAACGTGTACGAGGAAGATCAGCTGCCGACCGCACGCGAGCGCACCGGCGCGTCCTAG
- a CDS encoding sensor histidine kinase: MDETQLALLALLVGVIIGGSVSVVIVVALRARDRMRMQTSTEIPGGVRDVLHGLDDAAVVVDASSTVLVASAAAVPFHLGEGDVLPSDELRLIARRVRDHEATGPQSTATTTLRLRRGAPPAEPRLVVVRATRLSARLTLLVLRDITERERVEQMRRDFVANTSHELKTPVGAVSLLAEAIESAADDPDQVRNFAGRLSAEAARLAQLTSRIMNLSRLQAADELNDERDVAVDEVVTSAIEAHAIQAGSSGVELVRGGERGLFVRGDAQILSEAVGNLMANAIAYSPSGSSVGIGVKAVGEIVEIAVTDRGIGIAEADQERVFERFYRADQARSRRTGGTGLGLAIVKHAIQRHGGEVRLWSRPGRGSTFTIRLPLVEPPADQPRPTRARKKKKPKAAASAPSTNGAPV; this comes from the coding sequence ATGGATGAGACGCAGCTGGCGCTGCTCGCCCTCCTCGTCGGGGTGATCATCGGAGGCTCGGTTTCCGTGGTGATCGTCGTGGCACTGCGGGCGCGCGATCGCATGCGCATGCAGACGTCCACCGAGATCCCGGGCGGCGTGCGCGACGTCCTGCACGGCCTGGACGATGCCGCGGTCGTCGTGGACGCATCCTCCACCGTGCTGGTCGCCTCCGCGGCCGCCGTGCCGTTCCACCTCGGCGAGGGCGATGTCCTTCCTTCCGACGAGCTGCGGCTGATCGCGCGCCGGGTGCGCGACCACGAGGCGACCGGGCCGCAGTCGACGGCCACCACGACGCTTCGGCTGCGCCGCGGTGCCCCGCCGGCCGAACCCCGCCTGGTCGTCGTTCGCGCCACGCGGCTCTCCGCGCGGCTGACCTTGCTTGTGCTGCGCGACATCACCGAGCGGGAACGCGTCGAGCAGATGCGCCGCGACTTTGTCGCCAACACCAGCCACGAGCTGAAGACTCCGGTGGGCGCGGTGAGCCTGCTTGCCGAGGCGATCGAGTCCGCCGCCGACGACCCGGATCAGGTGCGCAACTTCGCGGGGCGGCTGAGTGCGGAGGCTGCTCGCCTCGCCCAGCTCACGTCGCGCATCATGAATCTGTCGCGGCTGCAGGCGGCCGACGAACTCAACGACGAGCGTGACGTGGCCGTCGACGAGGTCGTGACATCGGCGATCGAGGCGCACGCCATCCAGGCCGGTTCCTCCGGTGTCGAGCTCGTCCGTGGTGGGGAGCGCGGGCTGTTCGTCCGCGGCGACGCGCAGATCCTGAGCGAAGCGGTCGGGAATCTCATGGCCAACGCCATCGCCTATTCGCCGAGCGGGTCCAGCGTCGGCATCGGCGTCAAGGCGGTGGGCGAGATCGTCGAGATCGCCGTCACCGACCGGGGCATCGGCATCGCCGAGGCCGATCAGGAGCGGGTGTTCGAGCGCTTCTACCGCGCCGATCAGGCCCGCTCGCGTCGCACCGGTGGCACCGGGCTCGGACTGGCCATCGTCAAGCACGCCATCCAGCGCCATGGCGGCGAGGTGCGACTGTGGTCGCGCCCCGGTCGCGGATCCACCTTCACCATCCGACTCCCACTGGTCGAGCCACCGGCAGACCAGCCGCGGCCCACGCGCGCTCGCAAGAAGAAGAAGCCCAAGGCCGCAGCATCCGCGCCCTCCACGAACGGAGCCCCCGTATGA
- a CDS encoding phosphoglyceromutase: MTAPHTLILLRHGQSEWNELNLFTGWVDVRLTDQGKAEATRGGELLAEAGILPDVLYTSVLSRAIQTANLALDAADRLWIPVTRTWRLNERHYGALQGKDKAQTLAEFGQEQFMLWRRSFDVPPPPLDDDSEFSQVGDPRYAGIDGEIPRTESLKLVIDRLLPYWESTIAPDLRSGKTVLVTAHGNSLRALVKHLDGISDADIAELNIPTGIPLVYRLGEDLTPIAPAEYLDPEAAAAGAAAVANQGAKH; this comes from the coding sequence ATGACCGCGCCTCACACCCTGATCCTCCTTCGTCACGGCCAGAGCGAGTGGAACGAGCTGAACCTCTTCACAGGCTGGGTCGACGTGCGCCTGACCGACCAGGGCAAGGCCGAGGCCACGCGCGGCGGCGAGCTGCTGGCCGAAGCCGGCATCCTGCCTGACGTGCTGTACACGTCCGTGCTCAGCCGTGCCATTCAGACCGCGAACCTCGCGCTGGATGCCGCCGACCGGCTGTGGATCCCGGTGACGCGCACCTGGCGCCTGAACGAGCGCCACTACGGTGCCCTGCAGGGCAAGGACAAGGCGCAGACCCTCGCCGAGTTCGGTCAGGAGCAGTTCATGCTCTGGCGTCGATCCTTCGACGTGCCGCCGCCGCCGCTGGATGACGACTCGGAGTTCAGCCAGGTCGGCGACCCGCGCTACGCGGGAATCGACGGCGAGATCCCTCGGACCGAGTCGCTCAAGCTCGTCATCGACCGGCTGCTGCCCTACTGGGAGAGCACGATCGCCCCCGACCTCCGCTCCGGCAAGACCGTGCTCGTCACCGCCCACGGCAATTCGCTGCGCGCGCTGGTCAAGCACCTCGACGGCATCAGCGACGCCGACATCGCCGAGCTGAACATCCCCACGGGCATCCCGCTCGTGTACCGCCTGGGGGAAGACCTCACGCCGATCGCGCCCGCCGAGTACCTCGACCCCGAGGCGGCGGCTGCCGGCGCGGCCGCGGTGGCCAATCAGGGCGCCAAGCACTAG
- the ygfZ gene encoding CAF17-like 4Fe-4S cluster assembly/insertion protein YgfZ, producing the protein MASVFASVPGAVLDGERLRHAGNPLVEQRSLANGSAVAPLGDRAVLAVSGEDRLSWLDSLTSQALTRLHPGESTELLVLDPNGRIEHAAAVIDDGETTWLVVDRGDAEPLLAWLRKMRFRLRVDPRDASDEYAVIGGTPAGLAGVEPAAPSGVPLRWIDPWPAVSAGGVGYALVQPHPAQERDWSEVVVTREEEQRLAGAAAAGEIALAGLVAADALRVAAWRPRWSAEVDDRALPHETDWLRTAVHLDKGCYRGQETVAKVHNLGHPPRRLIALHLDGSDTVLPEPGASVLAGDDVIGVVTSVALHYEDGPIALALVRRSAPSDADLTVQTPDGPIAAAQETIVPPEAGKAAQVPRLPRIGARR; encoded by the coding sequence ATGGCCTCAGTCTTCGCATCCGTCCCCGGCGCCGTCCTCGACGGCGAGCGCCTCCGCCACGCCGGCAATCCGCTGGTCGAGCAGCGCTCACTGGCGAACGGGTCGGCGGTGGCGCCCCTGGGCGACCGCGCGGTCCTCGCCGTTTCCGGCGAAGATCGGCTGTCCTGGCTGGACTCGCTGACGAGCCAGGCCCTCACGCGCCTGCATCCCGGCGAGAGCACCGAACTGCTCGTGCTGGATCCGAACGGCCGCATCGAACATGCGGCGGCGGTCATCGACGACGGCGAGACGACGTGGCTCGTGGTCGATCGGGGGGACGCCGAGCCGCTCCTGGCTTGGCTGCGCAAAATGCGCTTCCGGCTGCGGGTCGACCCCCGCGATGCCTCGGATGAGTACGCGGTGATCGGCGGGACGCCCGCCGGACTCGCCGGCGTCGAACCGGCCGCCCCGTCCGGCGTGCCCCTGAGGTGGATCGACCCGTGGCCCGCGGTCAGCGCCGGTGGAGTCGGGTACGCGCTCGTGCAGCCGCACCCGGCACAGGAGCGCGATTGGTCTGAGGTCGTGGTGACCCGCGAAGAGGAGCAGCGCCTTGCGGGAGCTGCCGCCGCGGGCGAGATCGCTCTGGCCGGGCTCGTCGCCGCCGATGCGCTGCGGGTCGCGGCATGGCGCCCGCGCTGGTCGGCGGAGGTCGACGACCGAGCGCTTCCGCATGAGACCGACTGGCTGCGCACCGCGGTGCATCTGGACAAAGGCTGCTATCGCGGTCAGGAGACCGTCGCGAAGGTGCACAATCTGGGGCATCCGCCTCGCCGCCTCATCGCTCTGCACCTCGACGGCAGCGACACCGTCCTGCCGGAGCCGGGTGCCTCAGTGCTGGCCGGCGACGACGTCATCGGCGTCGTGACCTCGGTCGCGCTGCACTACGAGGACGGCCCGATCGCGCTTGCGCTCGTGCGCCGCTCGGCTCCATCCGACGCGGATCTGACCGTGCAGACACCCGACGGGCCGATCGCGGCCGCGCAGGAGACGATCGTTCCTCCCGAGGCGGGCAAGGCGGCTCAGGTTCCGCGCCTGCCCCGCATCGGCGCGCGACGGTGA
- a CDS encoding nitrobindin family protein, with amino-acid sequence MLDLPTDLPADLAPLSWLLGVWEGTGVIDYEVGDQRFAGEFHHRVSFSHDGGPYLNYSASAWLLADAAADGERARTLLVAETGYWRLARPALDADPGPGLLPPVAAGADRTADDVEELRNADGGFDIEVSLVHSDGVSELYLGQIKGPRIDLATDAVVRPAGTRVYAAASRMYGLVDAHLLWAWDIAALGRELGSHASARLARVE; translated from the coding sequence GTGCTGGATCTTCCCACCGACCTGCCTGCCGATCTCGCGCCGCTGTCCTGGCTGCTCGGTGTCTGGGAGGGCACCGGGGTCATCGACTACGAAGTCGGCGATCAGCGGTTCGCGGGCGAGTTCCACCACCGCGTGAGTTTCAGCCACGACGGCGGGCCATACCTGAACTACTCGGCCAGCGCGTGGCTGCTCGCCGACGCGGCCGCCGACGGTGAGCGGGCGCGTACCCTCCTGGTCGCCGAGACCGGATACTGGCGTCTGGCCCGTCCGGCGCTGGATGCCGACCCCGGCCCCGGCCTGCTTCCGCCCGTCGCTGCCGGAGCCGACCGCACTGCGGACGATGTCGAAGAGCTCCGCAACGCCGACGGCGGATTCGATATCGAGGTCTCGCTGGTGCACTCCGACGGGGTGAGCGAGCTGTACCTCGGTCAGATCAAGGGCCCGCGCATCGATCTGGCGACCGATGCGGTCGTGCGTCCGGCCGGCACGCGCGTGTACGCCGCGGCATCCCGCATGTACGGCCTGGTGGATGCCCACCTGCTGTGGGCCTGGGACATCGCCGCGCTCGGCCGCGAACTCGGCTCGCACGCGTCCGCGCGCCTCGCGCGGGTGGAGTGA
- the phoU gene encoding phosphate signaling complex protein PhoU, translated as MREVFHQSLEDVQGRLVEIAELVTVAIDKATRAFGTSDVALAEEVIEADAVIDDKAIELDELAIEILARQQPVARDLRIVVSALRISASLERMGDIAEHIAQLTRMRFPERAIPKGLKSTFTKMGALDVEVARKLTELLRTEDPALADEIRNDDDKLDDLHVSVFEKVLSDTWQGEASATVDATLASRYHERFADHAVSVAKKVVYLSTGDWTVETDTIDVVVPVQ; from the coding sequence ATGCGCGAAGTATTCCATCAGTCACTCGAGGACGTCCAGGGACGCCTCGTCGAGATCGCCGAGCTCGTGACGGTGGCCATCGACAAGGCCACCCGCGCGTTCGGTACGAGTGACGTCGCCTTGGCCGAAGAGGTCATCGAGGCCGATGCGGTCATCGACGACAAGGCCATCGAACTCGACGAACTCGCGATCGAGATCCTCGCCCGGCAGCAGCCGGTCGCCAGAGACCTCCGCATCGTCGTCAGTGCGCTGCGGATCAGCGCGTCGCTGGAGCGCATGGGCGACATCGCCGAGCACATCGCGCAGCTGACTCGCATGCGCTTCCCCGAGCGCGCCATCCCGAAGGGTCTCAAGTCGACCTTCACGAAGATGGGTGCGTTGGATGTCGAGGTCGCCCGCAAGCTCACGGAGCTGCTGCGCACCGAGGATCCCGCGCTCGCCGACGAGATCCGCAACGACGACGACAAGCTCGACGACCTGCACGTCAGCGTCTTCGAGAAGGTGCTCAGCGACACCTGGCAGGGCGAGGCGTCGGCCACCGTCGATGCGACCCTGGCCAGCCGGTACCACGAGCGCTTCGCCGACCACGCGGTGTCGGTCGCGAAGAAGGTCGTCTACCTGTCGACCGGCGACTGGACCGTCGAGACCGACACCATCGACGTCGTCGTTCCGGTGCAGTAG
- a CDS encoding methyltransferase domain-containing protein has protein sequence MVAAPAPRGQEGRRPVGRLTRGTTGTNRLRRVDRWIARQPVLRRTADPLVIDLGYGASGVTAFELHARLAKMRPDVEVLGLEIDPARVQRATAQLQEVREGGGSFAADAAVSFARGGFEVPTPGGRAPAVIRAMNVLRQYEEGEVAAEWIRMAGRLAPDGLLIEGTCDELGRICTWVAIGADAAPRTLSISLRLSGLQHPSIAAERLPKALIHRNVPGEPVHALLSALDAEWDRASGLSTFGPSQRWEAALRALREQGWPLREQSRWRLGELTVPWSSVAPL, from the coding sequence ATGGTCGCCGCTCCCGCTCCCCGAGGGCAGGAGGGGCGACGGCCCGTGGGACGCCTGACCCGCGGGACGACCGGAACCAATCGGCTCCGCCGTGTGGACCGGTGGATCGCCCGGCAGCCGGTGCTGCGGCGCACAGCCGATCCGCTCGTGATCGACCTGGGATACGGGGCGAGCGGCGTGACCGCGTTCGAACTGCACGCTCGGCTCGCGAAGATGCGCCCCGATGTCGAGGTGCTCGGCCTCGAGATCGATCCCGCCCGCGTGCAGCGCGCCACCGCACAGCTGCAGGAGGTCCGCGAGGGCGGCGGCAGCTTCGCCGCCGATGCCGCGGTCAGCTTCGCCCGCGGCGGCTTCGAGGTGCCGACCCCGGGTGGGCGCGCGCCCGCGGTGATCCGCGCGATGAATGTGCTCCGCCAGTACGAAGAGGGCGAGGTCGCCGCGGAGTGGATCCGCATGGCCGGGCGCCTCGCGCCGGACGGGCTGCTGATCGAGGGCACGTGCGACGAGCTGGGCCGGATCTGCACGTGGGTCGCGATCGGAGCGGATGCCGCACCCCGCACACTCTCGATCTCGCTGCGGCTGTCCGGACTGCAGCATCCCTCCATCGCCGCGGAGCGGCTCCCGAAAGCGCTCATCCACCGCAACGTCCCCGGCGAACCCGTGCACGCGCTGCTGTCCGCGCTCGATGCCGAATGGGATCGTGCATCCGGGCTGTCGACGTTCGGGCCGTCGCAGCGGTGGGAGGCGGCACTTCGCGCACTGCGCGAGCAGGGCTGGCCGCTGCGGGAGCAGTCGCGGTGGCGGCTGGGCGAACTCACCGTCCCGTGGTCGAGCGTGGCTCCGCTCTGA
- a CDS encoding FUSC family protein, with product MTDDRRSQPITTAIPTGWRSRVDPRSGLRRVQGSSIAIVQIVVATTGAFAFAHSVLGHPAPLLAATVCVSSLGLVRDARPRRVLETVVGMLVGILVAELLLLVAGSGWWQLGLALGVTLVVARFLSAQASFAIAAAIQALIVMVIPANAPFLRLVDGLIGGAAALLVTALIPRTLQRTEAREGLELYRSIDGVFATLAQALRRGDRLRAERGLEKARALQASVDAWSTSLDSGRAIARISPFLRRQRSELQRHDRIRQSTDLATRNLRVIARRVVYLCDDGQARPVAADLLADLGRGAGVIAGSLEDISLEPIAREAVRSVAGRLDPAAILPGASLGEQNLIAALRPLAVDLLMATGMPAAEARGCVPRI from the coding sequence ATGACCGACGATCGCCGTTCCCAGCCGATCACGACGGCGATCCCCACCGGATGGCGGTCGCGCGTGGATCCGCGCTCCGGGCTCCGACGGGTACAGGGCTCTTCGATCGCGATCGTGCAGATCGTCGTGGCGACCACCGGCGCCTTCGCCTTCGCGCACTCCGTGCTCGGTCACCCCGCTCCGCTCCTCGCGGCGACCGTCTGCGTGTCGAGCCTGGGCCTGGTGCGCGATGCCCGCCCTCGTCGGGTGCTGGAGACGGTCGTGGGGATGCTGGTGGGCATCCTCGTCGCGGAGCTGCTCCTGCTGGTGGCGGGCTCGGGCTGGTGGCAGCTGGGGCTCGCGCTGGGGGTGACGCTCGTCGTCGCCCGGTTCCTCTCGGCGCAGGCGAGCTTCGCGATCGCCGCGGCCATCCAGGCGCTCATCGTCATGGTGATCCCCGCCAACGCCCCGTTCCTGCGCCTCGTCGACGGATTGATCGGTGGGGCCGCGGCGCTGCTGGTCACCGCGCTCATCCCGCGCACGCTGCAGCGCACCGAGGCGCGGGAGGGTCTGGAGCTGTACCGATCGATCGACGGCGTCTTCGCGACGCTCGCGCAGGCGCTCCGACGGGGCGACCGGCTCCGAGCGGAGCGCGGGCTGGAGAAGGCACGTGCGCTGCAGGCATCCGTGGACGCCTGGTCGACGTCGCTGGATTCTGGCCGCGCGATCGCCCGCATCTCGCCGTTCCTGCGGCGGCAGCGCTCCGAGCTGCAGCGCCATGACCGGATCCGCCAGTCGACCGACCTCGCGACCCGCAATCTCCGGGTGATCGCGCGACGCGTGGTCTACCTGTGCGACGACGGCCAGGCCCGCCCGGTCGCCGCCGACCTGCTCGCCGACCTCGGCCGCGGCGCGGGCGTGATCGCCGGGTCGCTCGAGGACATCTCGCTCGAGCCCATCGCACGCGAGGCGGTGCGCTCGGTCGCCGGGCGGCTCGACCCGGCCGCCATCCTCCCGGGCGCGAGTCTGGGGGAGCAGAACCTCATCGCGGCCCTGCGGCCGCTCGCGGTCGACCTGTTGATGGCGACGGGGATGCCGGCTGCCGAGGCGCGCGGCTGCGTGCCGAGGATCTGA
- a CDS encoding DNA modification methylase: protein MKSRLIASLAIGALVVFGTSGCAMLSTQATTIPYSPADGVNVPNGGPLEIRNVLIVANEEGTEGNLVAAIVNTTDKAQTLSIEYGDGGSESIRVRANEILSLGTEDTDPLLLEDIDTMPGADIPMYFQSGDAEGVTVAVPVLDGSLSYLSDLVP, encoded by the coding sequence GTGAAATCGCGCCTCATCGCGTCGCTCGCCATCGGCGCTCTCGTCGTCTTCGGAACGAGCGGTTGCGCCATGCTCTCCACGCAGGCCACGACGATCCCGTACTCCCCCGCGGACGGCGTGAACGTCCCCAACGGCGGTCCGCTCGAGATCCGCAACGTGCTGATCGTCGCGAACGAGGAGGGCACCGAGGGCAACCTCGTCGCCGCCATCGTGAACACCACCGACAAGGCGCAGACGCTGTCGATCGAGTACGGCGACGGCGGCAGTGAGAGCATCCGCGTCCGGGCGAACGAGATCCTGAGCCTCGGCACCGAGGACACCGACCCGCTGTTGCTCGAGGACATCGACACGATGCCCGGCGCCGACATCCCGATGTACTTCCAGTCCGGCGACGCCGAGGGCGTCACCGTGGCCGTCCCGGTGCTGGACGGTTCGCTGAGCTACCTGTCCGATCTCGTCCCGTAA
- a CDS encoding RNA degradosome polyphosphate kinase, with the protein MIGNELLDAGLGDADDDDFDLSEAFDSQLPDNRYLDRELSWLAFNQRVLELAEDPALPVLERANFLAIFASNLDEFFMVRVAGLKRRILTGLAVPTNVGRSPQEVLADISADAHALQLRHADAWTTQVRPALADAGIEVMSWDALEDDERARLSEYFQAQVFPVLMPLAVDPAHPFPYISGLSLNLAIRIRNARTGRQEFARLKVPPMLPRFVDVSRHGDTVRYLPLEELIANHLGDLFPGMEILDHHAFRLTRNEDVVIEEDETENLIQALEAELLRRRFGPPIRLEVGDDMDDLTLDLLISELDITAAEVYRLPGALDLRGLFDLAKIDRPELHFPAHVPTTALAFQPPEQNGRSDIFAAIRKGDVLVHHPYESFATSVQAFLEQAARDPHVLAIKQTLYRTSGDSPIVQALIDAAEAGKQVLALVEVKARFDEAANIVWARKLEKAGVHVVYGLVGLKTHCKLALVIREEDGMLRSYSHIGTGNYNPKTSRIYEDFGLFTKDEQVGKDLTRLFNELSGYAIEKKFKRLLVAPLHLRKGLLRLIEKERRNAAAGKPSGIRIKVNSMVDEQIIDALYRASQAGVPVEVWVRGICSLRPGVEGMSEHIVVRSILGRYLEHSRIFMFANDGDPQVYIGSADMMHRNLDRRVEALVRVVAPAHLKEITDLFDVAMSDGTSSWWLGPEGEWTRHSIGEDGKPLIDIQERTINAVQRRRRARAVR; encoded by the coding sequence ATGATAGGCAACGAGCTGCTGGATGCCGGTCTCGGCGACGCAGACGACGACGACTTCGACCTCTCCGAGGCCTTCGACTCGCAACTCCCGGACAATCGCTACCTCGACCGCGAGCTGAGCTGGCTGGCATTCAACCAGCGGGTGCTCGAGCTCGCCGAGGACCCAGCGCTGCCGGTGCTGGAGCGGGCCAACTTCCTGGCGATCTTCGCGAGCAATCTGGACGAGTTCTTCATGGTCCGCGTGGCCGGTCTCAAGCGACGCATCCTGACCGGCCTCGCCGTCCCGACCAACGTCGGACGCTCGCCGCAGGAGGTGCTCGCCGACATCTCCGCAGACGCCCACGCCCTGCAGCTGCGCCATGCTGATGCCTGGACCACCCAGGTGCGTCCGGCACTGGCCGACGCCGGCATCGAGGTCATGTCGTGGGACGCGCTGGAAGACGATGAGCGCGCTCGCCTCTCCGAGTACTTCCAGGCGCAGGTCTTCCCGGTGCTCATGCCGCTGGCGGTCGACCCCGCCCATCCGTTCCCCTACATCTCCGGACTGTCGCTGAATCTCGCGATCCGCATCCGCAACGCCCGCACCGGCCGCCAGGAGTTCGCGCGACTGAAGGTGCCCCCGATGCTGCCGCGGTTCGTCGACGTCTCGCGTCACGGTGACACGGTGCGCTACCTCCCTCTCGAGGAGCTCATCGCCAACCACCTGGGCGACCTGTTCCCCGGTATGGAGATCCTCGACCACCACGCGTTCCGGTTGACGCGCAACGAGGACGTCGTCATCGAGGAGGACGAGACCGAGAACCTCATCCAGGCCCTCGAGGCCGAGCTGCTGCGGCGACGCTTCGGGCCGCCGATCCGTCTCGAGGTCGGCGACGACATGGACGACCTCACCCTCGATCTGCTGATCAGCGAGCTGGACATCACCGCCGCCGAGGTCTACCGCCTCCCCGGCGCGCTCGATCTGCGCGGGCTGTTCGACCTCGCCAAGATCGATCGCCCGGAGCTGCACTTCCCGGCGCACGTGCCGACCACGGCGCTGGCCTTCCAGCCGCCGGAGCAGAACGGCCGATCCGACATCTTCGCCGCGATCCGCAAGGGCGACGTGCTCGTGCATCACCCGTACGAGTCGTTCGCGACGAGCGTGCAGGCCTTCCTCGAGCAGGCCGCGCGCGACCCGCACGTGCTCGCCATCAAGCAGACGCTGTACCGCACCTCCGGCGACAGCCCCATCGTGCAGGCGCTGATCGACGCCGCCGAGGCCGGCAAGCAGGTGCTCGCGCTGGTGGAGGTCAAGGCCCGCTTCGACGAGGCCGCGAACATCGTCTGGGCGCGCAAGCTCGAGAAGGCGGGCGTGCACGTCGTCTACGGCCTGGTGGGGCTGAAGACCCACTGCAAGCTCGCCCTCGTCATCCGCGAGGAGGACGGGATGCTGCGCAGCTACAGTCACATCGGCACCGGCAATTACAACCCGAAGACCAGCCGCATCTACGAGGATTTCGGGCTGTTCACGAAGGACGAGCAGGTCGGCAAGGATCTCACGCGTCTGTTCAACGAGCTGTCGGGCTACGCGATCGAGAAGAAGTTCAAGCGTCTGCTCGTCGCGCCCCTGCACCTGCGCAAGGGTCTGCTCCGACTCATCGAGAAGGAACGGCGCAACGCCGCGGCGGGCAAGCCCTCCGGCATCCGGATCAAGGTCAACTCCATGGTCGACGAGCAGATCATCGACGCGCTCTACCGCGCGAGCCAGGCAGGCGTCCCGGTCGAGGTCTGGGTGCGCGGCATCTGCTCGCTCCGCCCGGGCGTCGAAGGCATGAGCGAGCACATCGTCGTGCGCAGCATCCTGGGCCGGTACCTCGAGCACTCGCGGATCTTCATGTTCGCGAACGACGGCGACCCGCAGGTCTACATCGGCAGCGCCGACATGATGCACCGCAACCTCGACCGCCGCGTCGAGGCGCTGGTGCGCGTCGTCGCGCCCGCGCACCTGAAGGAGATCACCGATCTGTTCGATGTCGCGATGAGTGACGGAACCAGCTCCTGGTGGCTGGGTCCCGAGGGCGAGTGGACCCGCCACAGCATCGGTGAGGACGGCAAGCCGCTCATCGACATCCAGGAGCGCACGATCAACGCCGTCCAGCGCCGCCGGCGGGCACGGGCGGTGCGATGA